ctcaaggtctgggggccaaatccagccatttggagcatgaaatttggcccaaaatgacagaaaacatgaatcattgtgtaaaaacacacaataattatATCTCAGCAattccaaacacacaaattcaatgaatatccacagtttttccacatttaatcacataattgcagtcatttgcactgtttaaaaagatatatatttttctgttcaaatttattcaaattattccacagatttttttcccccaattgaataaaaattggtcacaaactcaTGGAAATGTAAAGATCAGATATTGTTTGTAACTTCCAttaatgtacaaatatttatagggcagaataatgttgaaattgcatgttttcccgcctaaaattaCCAAAGTGGTCCGTGTTTTGCCGCTAAAATAAAATACCCTGTAAGTAGaaggtaaacatttttttaattgtgactGAGGACgtttgaccagcagaggtcgCTGTAGGCCACACTGTGATCTTAATGGTTCTAACTAAACATTCAGCTCCTCAGATTCCATATTTGTCCTTCAGCTTCTCCACCAGCTCCACGTACGCAGCCTCTGCTTCTTCTCTGAGCATCCCTGAGGAAGAGGATTAacgttaaaaataaaacagacagaaaaagtggtcaaaacaggttcaaagtgtcaatattggaacatttttttaaactgacaaataatgggcatgacaaatggttaaagtggttaaattggcaaaaaataatcatgaaatatggtgaaaagaggtttaaagtgaTAATGAGTCAATATATgggacattaggtggaaaagtggtggaaatggtttataagtgctgaaaaatgtgttgaaagtggaaaaaatgtgcagaaaagtcattgaaatgtgatgtagaagtgtcagaaatgaaagaaatgtgtgatatttgagtgtttttatgtatttttatccttttgtatatatatttttggtttattggtggttttgtgtctttttttaaggcattttgtttatttctgttgtcattttgtctgtttttcagaTATTCTTAATagttttttgtgggtttttctgtaatttgatataatcttttggagtcattttgtttatttttacataatttggtaatttaggcattttgtgtattttcattgtttttttttgtatgtttggtagtcattttgtgtattgttgtataATTCTGTaagtttgtgtacttttgttaccattttgcatatttttactgatatttttgtggtcgttttgtgtatttttgcaaaggttttgtgtatttttctgtcattttcttaggcattttgtgtacttgGTTAATTCTGGTATtcaagagttcaaagtgtcaataatggcttaaaaattgcagaaaaaagttgaaaaatcatggccatgacaaatggtgaatgtggttaaattggacaaaataatcagtaaatctggtgaaaagaggttaaaagtgacaataatgggtcaatatatgtgacattaggtgtaaaagtggtagaaatggtttataagtgatgcacatgtctggaaagtggaaaaaatgtagcaaaaatacattaaaatgtgatgtagaagtgtcagaaatgggagaaatgtagcaaaaatacattaaaaggagcaaaaatttggcaagaaaaagtgatgaaaatagcttaaaatatgatgagtttggtgtagttgcagaaaaatggtaaaaataagcagaaatgagctgaaaatattcttagttttagaaaagcctcccagtgtctcgtagGTTTAGTGTAAAGATGCTCCTCCCACCTTTCCTGGAGTTCCATTCGTCCCATTTGGCTCGTCCTGTGAAGTCCAGCAGCCCTGGACGTTCTGGGAACGTTTGAACAGCTTTAGTAGGAGGTCATTACACACCGTTACCATGGTAACCGTGGTAACGGTGTGGAATAGACAACATGAACGTTTGGTCACAATCatcacacactgaactacaaaTGTTCTAATACCTAATGTTCCTTCATTgtcttttaataaaaaacatcaaaacgttgttctggggtttccatggatacgggtgatggtaacggagtggaaaggaaaaggaaagactagcatttttctgcttttttaagCATCACACTTGAAACTTTAATGAAACCAGTGGTTcccgaccagagcatgtgtggaactcatggatagtgtggttatggtgagataaaaccataaaaaacatGGAAAGCAGTGACACTTTttatgtccgggaggaagaggaagatacgtgtgtgcagactgacaggagagaaagttggaggaacgccaaaatacagtaagaaatctattcaactctgacagataaataaataacaatagttttgccatcaaaagcctggtctgtgtttttttgttttatataaggaaaaaaTGTTCAGACGTTAGAGTtgtcaataaaacaaaagaatagctttaaagtcactgacactgactgaatgagttaaggatCCGTGGGAATGTCGATAATGTGTGTAAGCACTAGATCAATCACTGTGATGGGCTGGTCAGACCTCAATCCTCTACACTCACCTATGTTCACGTCCCCCGCCGTCGTCTGCTTGTATAAACCGTAGAGATGTCCCAGCTCTGCAGTGTTGGGTTTCTTTTTCAGGATCTTCACCTCCTCCACGGCTTTCTCAAACACGTCCtggaagaagatgaagaaggagaagaagaagagttaaCCTTCTTttcataataaaacacacatggtCACTGTGTAAAGATCAAAAATTCAAACTCACActcatgtctgtgtgtgtgtgtgtgtgtgtgcagtgaaaCGTGTTCACACCCTCCAACCGCTGAGCTCTCCTTCACACCGACAGGTTGAACTGGTTCTGCTTTAACTGGGACTTCAAGTGGGAGGTCGATCGTCTGCACTGGTTTTTAGAGAAAAGGAACTCCTGCACAGAATTCCTGCTGATAAGATGAGTTCCAACTGTTCCCAAAGTGGCCACAGAATGtcagtgtgcacacacacacacacacgtccaaCACAAAGAGACAGAATATagagatatattttatttatcaatacAGCATCAAAACATCTTTGGAAACATTTCTAATACCTTATTCTTCATcttgtgtcttttattttggcgaGCACAAACCTGTAAATCACTCGATTGGCACTCAGTGTCTACTTTAGGCTCCGCCTCTTGAACACAGGCACAATAACGGTGATTTTGGAGTGTAAGataatgaaatactgtatttgtgGCTAAATCAATGAAACGTTCACAAAGGATGGtctggacaaaaaaataaaagctcaaaaaCATGGTAAACAACACAGTCTGATCATGTGTTTCTATCAGTGATTGTAACTAGCTGATCAAATACAGGGacagatttgtctcaaaaatattcacaaatgtatccacaattttcatgtttttcagattttgatgttttttaaaaatatgttttcacgtgattttttacattttcacatgtattctttttcttttttcacattttttaaaaatatttttaatagattttcccatgtgttttatatatttttccctgtttttttgattttcacaattttttttgtttgattttcacatgttttttttagattttgtatCCAAAATTTTcacgtttttcagattttgacgtcttttttaaatacattttcacattgttttttaaatacaaatattttcacgattatttacatttttacaagtatttttttaattttcacatggtttttaaaaaatactttcacgttttttttaaaaaaattttcacgcgtttatttttttagattttcatgtgttttttattttgtatccaTAACTTTCATGTTTTACAGATTTTGatgtcttttttaaatattttttgtttttttttttttattttcacaattttttttttatatatttcctgttttttccaagtgtttttttttttagatttccccatgtgtttttaattttcacaattttttttttagattttcatgtgttttttttagattttgtatccacatctttttaaaatatattttgatgtgGTTTTTCAAAAAGATATTTTGACgtgtttattttagattttttttgtgttttttcttcttcacatgtttttcatattttttttttcacgtgtttttcagaaACATAATTGACACAGGTGATTAACAtctgaaaattgtggatatattggTGCATATTTTTGAAACACATTTCTTCTCATATTCTAATGACCTGAGCACATTCCCATCCATCGCTAGTGCATTaataaagaacatctccagccTTCAATGGTGGTTTCTCACACGTTACTGACGTCCTCCATCTTGTTGTTGGTCTCCTGCGGCATCACAAACCGTATCTGGCGTCCTTTCTCCCAGCCGCGACGGATGCGTCGCAGCTGCAGTGCGACGCAGGGCAGGAGGAGCACGGCGCGGCCCAGCAGCACCACCAACGGAGGGATGAGAACCAGCACGAAGGTGGGAGGCAGGAAGAAGCGGTACTGGCGTGAGTCGAAGGCGCGGTTCCAGCCGTAGAGGAGGGTGTGGACGGTGGCGGCGGTCAGGGCGCAGTGACCCACGGACGACTGCGGGGGGAACACAGCGACATGTCACACCTGGGCTGGAACCCAATTAGAGCCACCCCATAGGGTGCACCATCACCCAGAGTGCACCGCTACCCAGAGTGCACTGCAACACAGGCTTATAACCACATAAATAATGACGTTTCATCCCTCACCTTGCTTTTAAAACGACgacagaaagaaataaaaaagcagaTTTAAGCagaacacattcacacaccttCCCACTGTCGTCATCTTTACCTTTACTGGATATTAAACGTCCTGAAATCATAAGAAAAATGCTAAAAAGGGTGAAAGAGTTCCACTTTCTCACTGCATTTTGGATAAAACTCCAACTTATTCACATTTCTGCAGTGACAGTGCTGACCCAGACCAGAAGCAGAGGAGAGCACATACAGTAATATAGTatattactactactgtatattcAATCATTTTTGCACTGGTTGCCTGTTAAACCAGGGCCGTCAGACTTTTTTAGTTCACGGGCCAAAAACGGAGCAGTtcagattttaaaatgaataatttcattattattgtgttcTAGTTTAAACcgtaacatataaataaatgatcaaatatgtaaagcactgataataagtgacagatttcagtccctacACGATctacattttcaatttttttgattttgtggccaatttttatgtaatttggagacattttgggGAATAATtggaagaaaattgcaggagtttgaaaaaaaaactttttaaaatctaatttgaaattaaaaatgacatccatcatgtgatataagccttgcaaatattgtaaaattttactgaatgtgtgtattattttggtattcatggtttctctgactttttgcTGCGGGCTCAATtggatgttctaaagggccggatttggcccccggaccatgagtttgacacatgtgcagtACACGGCCTCGCCCCTGTCCACTGATCAAAGACAGTTTTAGTttatgaatatgaatatgatatattatcataaaaaaaatataatatataataatatatcatattttatatttttataatataaAACCTATTTATTCAGTCTGGCTTTGATGTAGTGCTCATCATTTTTAGGCTTataattttacaattttatttttttaaattattttattatcgttgttttgaatttttgctttttttgttgctaATTTTAACGTTTTCTATTTTATAAATTCTTCTTTTTATCGCTGACTCTTTGCTTATTTGTTATTATATTAAATTACTGCTGTGTGCATTAGTCTCTAAaccttttttaaatcactttagtAAAATCCTGTAAAACACTTTGGACTATGATTACATTTGCATGGAAAATTATGGATAAATACAGTTCTATTTTTATTCTACAATCATGGAAAATCACATGCATTCCCTTCACAATGTGAGCTGATGTTCACGTGGATTTATTTCAGTCACTGGTGGAGAGGAAACTCATAAAATCCCTCATGAAGTCAGATGTCtggctaatatatatatatatatatatatatatatacaataaatccccttcacaataaaagcatgaGCTCCTTCATTAGTCAGGAGGTTAAAAAGAAGCAgctgcagaggaggaagtgcACGGCTGAGCCACGTGCACGTACCTGTATGAAGCTGAACTCCCTCCAGTTGACGGAGGCGGAGACTGACGGCAGGGAGGTGACGGCCAGCAGAGAGAGGAGACCCAGGGCCATGATGCCCACAGACACGTAGAGCTCCATCCTCCACACGGCCTCGTCATCCCACAATGGCTCCACCCCCGCCTGCacctgcacgcacacacaaaacacacaattcactttctgaaacagaaaaataaatcttcttttacaagaaaaataaaaagaatgtcTAGCAAGTGTCAAATAATGTCCATAATCTCgctcaaaatcaaaaaaaaatgaaagaaattgcacaaaaagacagaaaatacaacaaaatgaccaaataaattacttaaaaacacaagaatGTATGAAAAAAGATtaacttcaattaaaaaaaaaaatcacctatatcaaaaaaaaaaaaaaaaatgttaataaaaaattcacttcaatcaaaagaacatttgaaattaaattttcatttttaaaaaaaataaaaaataactttaaagtaaagtttgattgaagtgatttaaaaaaaaaaaaaaatttattaaataataaacacacaaatcgacctCCATAAAATTAAGGcatatttgtgtctttattattcaatcaaaaaaaaaaaaagaaccttttcaattgaaaaaaaacaaaaaacaacaactttactTCAATCTAAAAATatcttcaatcaaagaaaaaaattgtttgagatgcaaaaaattgcatttgaaaacttttttttctttgatattatatcatattttctgtatttggcCCAAATCATAAGTAGAACATTTGTGTCTTAATTATTCaatcattcatttttaaagaaaacacattttgaagctttttttgttgttgattgaaTCATTTtgacacaaactaaacagattttctattttaaaatagaaatatatcaGCGATGAGGAACATTTCAGAATCTAAAGCACATAAATGTACTAAATCAGATGAAAACGTTGGCTCCTCCCACCTGTttgtaggcctcattgatcactttgaatCTGGCAGACTTCCTCATAGGCAGACTGAGGCTGTAGATGGCGTGGAGAGCAGCACACAGGAAGCTGCACAGACCCAGCTGTTTCCTCTGGAGGAGCCAGCGGTCCAACCATCCAGGGAAGCGCTGGTACTTGGTGCCTCTCCTCAGCTGGATGAAGGCGGCCCCCACCCCGGGCAGGTAGACCAGGGCCAGGAGGACCAGGGCCACGCAGGGGAGGGTGACGTTGACCGTGTCCACAGGCATACGGTAGAAGTTACTCTTGTTCTCTGTGATGAGGGGGTGCAGGATGTCTCTGGTGAAGTTGTACAGgtagaagaagatgaagaggcCCAGCAGGAGGACAACGGGGATGCGCCACGACGGGAacaggaggagggggaggtTCTCCAGCTCctgggaggaggagaggaggccCATGTCCAGGGGGGTGAACCCCATCCTGTGACTGATCTGCATCACCCAGCTCTTAGCGTGGAGGTGGTCACTGCACAGAAACACCTGGAACACAACCAGTGAAACACACTTTAATACATTCATCTAggctgtggtggtggtggtcttCACCTGCCGGTTCCCGTCCCTGGCTCCGGTCTGGAGGGTCCAGGCTGACACCGTGTTGAAGCCTTTGACCACGGCGCACTCCGGGAAGAAGTCTGCCAGCTGCTGGGCGTTGGAGCGCCCTCCTCTGCTGATGTGAGAGGCGTTACTTACGTCCACCAGAGGTTTACCAGAGAGCGCCACCTTCAGCTCAGCCAGGGTGGAGTAGTGCTCTGGGAACAGGGCCATGAACACCAGGTCAGCCTGGTTAGCTGCTTCTATCTGAGACGTCACctacaggaacacacacacctttacGTCAACCTGAAGTGTTTTTATCAGCTAGAatctacagtaaataaatattgtgGTAGATAAGATTAGGATTAAGATTGAGATTGAGCAGGTttctgtagattaaaaaaaaaaaagaagaattgcATGAAAAAATTAACcgataaaaaaatgtatcttcaatcacaaaacatacaattaatattcacttaaatattttttttttactttgataaaaaaaattaaaaaaaaaaaattcacttccgtaccaaaaaaaaatgctatttaattaaaaattacttcaatcaaaaaagaaaaatcacttctatcaaaaaaaattataataaaataatttcattcaatcaaaaaacattttttaacttcaattaaaaacaaatttcaatcaaaattatatatatttgaggTCTaaaaaattgtgtaaaaagtcTTCTTGGTGTTACAATAACTGGAAATCAGACATCAAACACATCCACTCCCAAAATATTAATAAGTATTGCATTATTAagttattttggggtttatttAGTCTTTACAGTGTGAgtgaatcattgtgtgtatcagaataaataataaatagatgTTCAGTCTGTAATAcgcagacatggagcagtgaggaggagcagGTGATATTCTGCAGCAGAATTTAATCAAAATGTATCTATTTTTCTGCTCAAGAAAAACATCAGGAAGTGACTTTAGTTCCTGGACTGGTTAAAGCCACATTTCCCACAGCTCCCACTCTGTCATTAAGAGCTTTAGCTCCACAGTTATTATGTGAAACGTctcagaaacacaaacaaacatctatTATGTCAATAATAAACGTCACCTCGGCTTCTTCTGGGAACAGAGCCGCAAAGCGTTGTGGGTTCCGACTCCCGACCACCACCTGGTACCCCGAGGCCACCAGACGCATGGCCAGGGAGCGCGAGAAGTCCCCGGTGCCCAGGATACCTATGATAGGGTCACTGTGGTCAGACGCTGAGGCCTccaggtgatgatgatgatgatggagacCTCCTCCTGGGCCACGCCCTCGGATCAAAGGCTGGGCCATCTCATCAggcatgatgatgatgatgaagcctGTAGAGTCACGTGATTAACACATTAATGAAGATATTAACAAACATCTGACACAGACATCCAATAATAAGCACCAGGAAACactaagaaaaatacaaatatttactttaaaactAGTCAAAGTATAACCTGCGCTTTCTAACTACAAGCCGAAGTTAACAATAGACAGCATGGACTTCAATTGTACAGCGTGTAATAATCAAAACTACATAAATACTGATATAAAAGCAATAAACCCTTAAATTGGCTAAAATTCCTTCACAGTTTTGCGCCAAAACAAACGGAGAAGTTGCCCTTGACTCAAATCGCACAAACTTTCCTTTAAATGTGTCGCAGCGAaataaaaacggacaaaaacacgtatttgatgtaaaataaccattaatgtgtgttatttgATCCCCTGTGAGTGAAAAGAAAGAGTTATTCTGTACTTACAAACAGCTTTAAAATGTGCCTGCTGCGCTGCTCAGTCTCTTCCTGATAAGATGACGCAGCGCGGGAGGCCACGCCCTccccacgtgtgtgtgtttgtgcgcgtGTTCggcagagattaaaaaaaaaaaaaaagtgcttttattctaaaactaacagaaaaaagATAAACCAACTGAAAAATAACAGTAGAAAACATTATGaggaataaaatacatataattaaACTTACAGCTCTTTAacaatttttattaattaaaaacgTTTGAAAGATTTTATACCTTAAAATTAAAGGTAAAttacttcaaaacacacaaaaattcaacaaaacatgagagaaaatacacaaacataattttaaaaaacacactaaatcacaaaaattattccaaaatcccaaaacgacaacagaaatgtagaaaaaaaaattgaacaaaagaaaagaaaaaatacacaaaatgactacaaaacacacataatggcagacaaatacacacaaggacaaccaaaatgactcaaaaaacacacaaaaaggaaagaaaactatgcaaaaggaaaacaaaaacccacaatatgacagaaaagacacaaaaaaaaccagatgtacacaaaatgtctccaaatacacaaaaaaagactgtaaaaaacagagaatgaaaaaatgacaaaaaggatattaaaaatgctaaaacattatcacaaaacacacaaaatgacagagaaagtaCACAAATATGAGAGATgaatgtacaaaaagacaataaaaacacacagaaatgattaaaaaaaaaaaaacacaaaatgactggaaCTAGAACTCACTGCTCGCTCTCTCACAATGATGAGCAGAGATTTTacagaaaaaggagaaaatgtaagaGTTGTAATACTGTCAGCCATGTTTGTAATGATTCACGCTAAaagatgaatgtgtgtgtgtgtgtgtggtacagCTGCATGTGCTGAGCGAGTTCTGGGATCAGGGAGGAGAAGAGTGTGAAAAAGATGTCTGCCCGCGGGTCACACACTGTCAACATGACTTCATCATGTCTGTCTTTGCCACTtgcaaaaggttgaaaccctggaGCTCCTGGAACGGGGAGGCATCACTCCTACtgtgtgtaacacacacacacacacacacacacacacacacacacacacacacacacacacacacacacacacacacacgcacacacacacacacacacacacacacacacacacacacacacagaaagtctTTAGAATACGACTCATTTCTTCATCAGATGTTGCTTTTGTACGTTTGGAtcattttcacgtgtttttctgatttttcacATGCCTAATTTGTGTCAATGACgtttctgaaaaacatgtgaaaatctaaaaaaaacacacatgaaaatgttaaaaaatacgttaaaaaaacacaaaaataaaaagcatacATGAAAATCTAACACAACgcgtgaaaatctaaaatgtgaaaatcttttttaaaaaaaagatgaaaatcttaaaaaacatgtaaaaaaaaccacatgaaaatctaaaaccacacgtgaaaatctaaaaaaacacgttaaaatgtcaaaaaaaaaaatctaaaacatgaaaatcttttaaaaatacgtgaaaatgttttaaaaatacgtgaaaatattaagaaacaagtaaaaaaacacgtaaaaatctaaaaaaaaacacgttaaaatgtaaaaaaacatgtgaaaatctgaaaaatacatgtgaaaatctaagacaacacgtgaaaatctaaaaaaaaaacacgtgttaagatgtaaaaaaaaacacgtgaaaattaaaaaaaaagtgaaaatttaaaaaatgtgaaaatctttaaaaaacttgaaaatctttttttttttttttaaaaaaaaaaaacatctgaaaatctaaaaagaaaacatgaaaattaaaaaaaaaaacgtgaaaatctatccatccatccatccattttcttacccgcttattcccgtttgacagggtcgcgggggtctgccggtgccaatctccggctctcatagggcgcttggcgggggtacaccctggacagggcgccagtccatcacagggcaacacagacacagacaaccattcactctctcattcactcctatgggcaatttagagactccaatcaaccttacagtcatgtttttggattgtgggaggaagccggagtacccggaggaaacccacgcagcacggggagaacatgcaaactccacacagaaaggacccaagtgtccaccccagggcttgaacccaggaccttcttgctgtgaggcagacgtgctaaccactaagccaccgtgcgccccgtgaaaatctaaaaaatggaaaaatctttgaaaaaaacacatgaaaatctttaaaaaacacatgtagaaatctaaaaaatgaaaatctgtaaaacatatgtgaacattgtgtcGATATGAGTGAATATTTGAGACTAATCTCTATAATAGATCAGGCTGAGGAACCCTGG
This is a stretch of genomic DNA from Gouania willdenowi chromosome 2, fGouWil2.1, whole genome shotgun sequence. It encodes these proteins:
- the LOC114473454 gene encoding metalloreductase STEAP3-like; this encodes MPDEMAQPLIRGRGPGGGLHHHHHHLEASASDHSDPIIGILGTGDFSRSLAMRLVASGYQVVVGSRNPQRFAALFPEEAEVTSQIEAANQADLVFMALFPEHYSTLAELKVALSGKPLVDVSNASHISRGGRSNAQQLADFFPECAVVKGFNTVSAWTLQTGARDGNRQVFLCSDHLHAKSWVMQISHRMGFTPLDMGLLSSSQELENLPLLLFPSWRIPVVLLLGLFIFFYLYNFTRDILHPLITENKSNFYRMPVDTVNVTLPCVALVLLALVYLPGVGAAFIQLRRGTKYQRFPGWLDRWLLQRKQLGLCSFLCAALHAIYSLSLPMRKSARFKVINEAYKQVQAGVEPLWDDEAVWRMELYVSVGIMALGLLSLLAVTSLPSVSASVNWREFSFIQSSVGHCALTAATVHTLLYGWNRAFDSRQYRFFLPPTFVLVLIPPLVVLLGRAVLLLPCVALQLRRIRRGWEKGRQIRFVMPQETNNKMEDVSNV
- the LOC114473568 gene encoding acyl-CoA-binding protein-like, whose amino-acid sequence is MSDVFEKAVEEVKILKKKPNTAELGHLYGLYKQTTAGDVNIERPGLLDFTGRAKWDEWNSRKGMLREEAEAAYVELVEKLKDKYGI